In one window of Tubulanus polymorphus chromosome 3, tnTubPoly1.2, whole genome shotgun sequence DNA:
- the LOC141902424 gene encoding uncharacterized protein LOC141902424: MEEKMFEEEFGNLLKCGICNELLDCAAMISSCDHESMYCFSCLEKSLKFKSVCPYCKKYVRKNAEITHCKLIDELVKIYKNETTNSSSNKATTDSKKKISTKTSKTAVSPTNEATDSVEEESFTEDGNIKNVKCPICEALFSEKSINSHLDSCLLTKDKKSSLRQMNRYGKMTSWELKKRLKKRSLSICGLKKDMIQRLIDHECKNVPAESPKISDECTNVLTSEKPRDERLLRPKRTSAAETSLSIESTSGKYTKTGENDVEKDDIDTDEPITGINRQEVMPNPAKRPRKSTDRPDSSETRAPAKNADYYAKMKVKTLQKILRKKKIPSNGKKQALVERILESEQTAPPRINVRAEVHRANSYTDLSTTDEPIFVKTTVNCVIYSPMKHNSKNRPEDLTLKIFGPELFRKKADAAAEYSDINSSGSSVVDETNNKLLNNGASSSVSCSHNSESTNTASSVNTTREPMTRTVSDNKWYLRLKNEVVSDFNRPSKSQRFNITVKPEDISPKSMKTMNNTADEDHDLNEALQTAGIACVSPTVSQQLVLDDDDDDSDDDDDKDCGDYEDNEEPDSDAEPEDMLSNIKENIGCFESENGREEFEPSLLWPTLMRSKSSKQNKTPKKDFLQSVDTNEADLLESPVIPPLCKIPPRTVSRRTRRKLQSD; encoded by the exons attGCTTTTCGTGTCTTGAGAAGTCTCTGAAATTTAAAAGTGTATGCCCTTATTGTAAAAAG TATGTCAGAAAAAATGCGGAAATAACTCATTGTAAATTGATCGATGAATTGGTGAAAATCTACAAGAATGAAACGACTAATAGCAGTAGTAATAAGGCTACTACAGACAGCAAGAAAAAAATCTCaacaaaaacatcaaaaactgCTGTATCTCCGACAAATGAAGCTACTGATAGTGTTGAAGAAGAATCATTTACTGAAGatggaaatatcaaaaatg TGAAATGTCCTATATGTGAGGCATTGTTTTCGGAAAAGAGTataaattcacatttagaCTCTTGTTTATTGAcgaaagataaaaaatcaagTCTACGTCAGATGAATAG ATATGGTAAAATGACTTCTTGGGAATTAAAGAAGCGTTTGAAAAAAAGGAGTCTTTCCATTTGTGGTCTTAAAAAA GATATGATTCAAAGACTCATCGATCACGAGTGCAAAAATGTGCCAGCAGAAAGTCCGAAAATTTCAGACGAATGTACGAACGTTTTGACTTCTGAAAAGCCACGCGACGAACGTCTGCTGAGACCTAAGAGAACTTCTGCCGCTGAAACTTCACTCTCGATTGAATCTACATCtggaaaatatacaaaaactgGTGAAAATGATGTTGAGAAAGATGATATCGATACAGATGAACCAATAACCGGGATAAATAGACAAGAAGTGATGCCAAACCCTGCAAAACGTCCACGTAAATCTAC TGATAGACCAGACTCGTCCGAGACGAGGGCACCTGCGAAAAATGCTGATTACTATGCTAAAATGAAAGTAAAGACATTGCAGAAAATATtacgaaaaaagaaaataccgTCGAATGGCAAAAAACAG GCTTTGGTCGAACGGATTTTGGAATCTGAGCAGACGGCCCCTCCTCGTATAAACGTACGTGCGGAAGTACATCGTGCTAACTCGTACACCGATCTATCAACCACAGATGAACCGATATTCGTCAAAACTACCGTTAATTGCGTCATCTACTCACCGATGAAACACAATTCGAAAAACAGACCcgaagatttaactctgaaaaTATTCGGACCGGAGCTTTTTCGAAAGAAAGCCGACGCAGCTGCGGAATATTCGGATATAAATTCCTCCGGGTCGTCTGTCGTCgatgaaactaataataaactgttaaacaatgGAGCATCGTCGTCCGTATCGTGTAGTCACAATTCTGAATCGACGAATACCGCCTCGTCTGTGAATACTACACGAGAACCGATGACTCGTACTGTTTCCGATAATAAGTGGTATCTGCGTTTAAAGAATGAAGTCGTTAGTGATTTCAATCGTCCATCGAAATCTCAACGATTCAATATTACCGTTAAACCAGAGGACATTTCaccgaaatcaatgaaaactaTGAATAATACTGCTGATGAAGATCACGATTTAAACGAAGCTCTGCAAACAGCTGGTATCGCTTGTGTATCACCTACTGTATCGCAACAGCTCGTtttagatgatgatgatgatgatagtgatgacgatgatgataaaGACTGTGGTGATTATGAAGACAATGAGGAACCTGATTCTGATGCAGAACCTGAAGATatgttatcaaatatcaaagaaaaCATTG GTTGTTTTGAATCAGAAAATGGACGTGAAGAATTTGAACCGAGTCTCTTATGGCCGACTCTGATGCGCAGCAAGTCATCG aaacaaaacaaaacccCAAAGAAAGATTTTCTTCAATCGGTTGATACAAATGAAGCTGATCTTTTAGAAAG tcCCGTTATTCCTCCTTTGTGTAAAATACCTCCGCGAACTGTTTCAAGACGCACTCGCAGAAAACTACAATCGGATTAA
- the LOC141901852 gene encoding solute carrier family 66 member 2-like isoform X1 — MKVVMDLNQLLDIPVMWNMTLRNAIASGAAGAMIFGGVVPFIPQYLEIKRSGNTEGFSTFVCLTLLVANILRLMFWFGKHFELPLVAQSIIMIITMLLLVRLCTEVKNRNEIISARSHTFLDASPEHASKTPVRKNSVHDFMKFESKYFWRWTDFTSYLQFLVTFATGIGLLTYLLINNTLYIELLGFMSLFTEAMLGAPQFYRNLLMKSTKGMSVKMVCFWTCGDIFKTVYFILRAQPIQFSVCGALQVSLDLAILTQVVYYGSKPAVL, encoded by the exons ATGAAAGTTGTGATGGATCTGAATCAACTATTAGACATACCGGTCATGTGGAATATGACATTACGTAACGCAATAGCATCTGGTGCTGCAGGTGCTATGATATTTGGTGGTGTCGTACCATTCATACCGCAATATCTAGAGATAAAACGGTCTGGAAATACGGAAGGATTCTCGACGTTTGTTTGCCTGACGCTGCTGGTTGCTAACATACTTAGACTGATGTTCTG GTTTGGTAAACACTTTGAGCTTCCACTTGTAGCTCAGAGtattataatgataatcacAATGTTACTGTTGGTGCGTTTATGTACAGAGGTGAAAAACCGCAATGAAATTATCAGCGCCAGATCTCATACATTCCTCG ATGCCAGTCCAGAACATGCATCAAAAACTCCTGTCAGGAAAAACAGTGTTCATGATTTCATGA agTTCGAAAGCAAATATTTCTGGCGTTGGACAGATTTCACTAGTTATTTGCAGTTCCTAGTGACATTTGCTACAGGTATAGGACTGTTGACATACCTCCTCATCAATAATacactgtatatagaactactAGGTTTTATGTCATTATTTACGGAGGCAATGCTCGGAGCTCCTCAGTTTTATCGAAATCTGCTCATGAAATCAACTAAAGGAATGAG CGTAAAGATGGTATGTTTCTGGACTTGCGGTGATATATTCAAAACGGTTTACTTCATATTAAGAGCTCAGCCGATACAGTTTTCCGTTTGTGGTGCTTTACAAGTGTCCCTTGACCTGGCTATTTTAACGCAGGTAGTTTACTATGGATCGAAACCGGCAGTTTTATGA
- the LOC141901852 gene encoding solute carrier family 66 member 2-like isoform X2, which produces MKVVMDLNQLLDIPVMWNMTLRNAIASGAAGAMIFGGVVPFIPQYLEIKRSGNTEGFSTFVCLTLLVANILRLMFWFGKHFELPLVAQSIIMIITMLLLVRLCTEVKNRNEIISARSHTFLEFESKYFWRWTDFTSYLQFLVTFATGIGLLTYLLINNTLYIELLGFMSLFTEAMLGAPQFYRNLLMKSTKGMSVKMVCFWTCGDIFKTVYFILRAQPIQFSVCGALQVSLDLAILTQVVYYGSKPAVL; this is translated from the exons ATGAAAGTTGTGATGGATCTGAATCAACTATTAGACATACCGGTCATGTGGAATATGACATTACGTAACGCAATAGCATCTGGTGCTGCAGGTGCTATGATATTTGGTGGTGTCGTACCATTCATACCGCAATATCTAGAGATAAAACGGTCTGGAAATACGGAAGGATTCTCGACGTTTGTTTGCCTGACGCTGCTGGTTGCTAACATACTTAGACTGATGTTCTG GTTTGGTAAACACTTTGAGCTTCCACTTGTAGCTCAGAGtattataatgataatcacAATGTTACTGTTGGTGCGTTTATGTACAGAGGTGAAAAACCGCAATGAAATTATCAGCGCCAGATCTCATACATTCCTCG agTTCGAAAGCAAATATTTCTGGCGTTGGACAGATTTCACTAGTTATTTGCAGTTCCTAGTGACATTTGCTACAGGTATAGGACTGTTGACATACCTCCTCATCAATAATacactgtatatagaactactAGGTTTTATGTCATTATTTACGGAGGCAATGCTCGGAGCTCCTCAGTTTTATCGAAATCTGCTCATGAAATCAACTAAAGGAATGAG CGTAAAGATGGTATGTTTCTGGACTTGCGGTGATATATTCAAAACGGTTTACTTCATATTAAGAGCTCAGCCGATACAGTTTTCCGTTTGTGGTGCTTTACAAGTGTCCCTTGACCTGGCTATTTTAACGCAGGTAGTTTACTATGGATCGAAACCGGCAGTTTTATGA
- the LOC141902046 gene encoding E3 ubiquitin-protein ligase RNF166-like — protein sequence MASSMAQLAKPSKNLDDLDNVICAICLEVYQKPFTIACGHIFCGNCVSAYTNLSEPQCPLCRTVFDPKKKKKAIDVDKVLSSNKVICKGCSKKMSLSKLRSHGNHCKALPQGHKKFEPIAKTSQKLPSVIPNRCTFQCPYCGVNHLTTTDLVKHCNHTHKHSLAHVVCPICASMPWGNPSQKSSNFINHLNLRHRFEYDTYVDYSQDDDAMLEAALQASLEEC from the exons atggCTTCCTCAATGGCTCAATTAGCAAAGCCAAGTAAAAATCTAGACGATTTGGACAATGTCATCTGTGCTATTTGTTTAGAGGTTTATCAGAAACCTTTCACTATAGCGTGTGGACATAT ATTCTGCGGAAATTGTGTGTCTGCCTACACTAATTTATCAGAACCACAATGCCCTCTTTGTCGAACTGTCTTCGAtccaaagaaaaagaaaaaagccATCGATGTCGACAAAGTGTTATCGTCTAATAAAGTCATATGTAAAGGATGTTCGAAAAAG ATGAGTTTGTCTAAACTGCGTTCTCACGGCAATCACTGTAAAGCTTTACCTCAGGGACACAAAAAGTTTGAACCAATTGCGAAGACTTCTCAAAAGCTACCAAG cGTTATTCCAAATAGATGTACATTCCAATGTCCATACTGCGGTGTGAACCATCTTACAACtacagatttagtaaaacattGTAATCACACTCATAAACATAGTTTGGCCCATGTT GTGTGTCCGATCTGTGCCTCAATGCCTTGGGGAAACCCTTCACAAAAAAGTTCGAATTTCATCAATCATTTAAATCTGCGACATCGGTTTGAGTACGACACATATGTT GACTATTCTCAAGATGATGACGCAATGTTGGAAGCTGCTTTGCAAGCATCTCTAGAAGAATGTTAG